The sequence TCACGGACGAGGGCCGCATCATCGGGCTGGCGCTGCGCTACTTCCCGCGGGTGACGGGCGACGGGTGCAGCACCGTGGCCGAACTCGTGGCGGGCGACGCGCGCGCCCGGCGCATCGCGCGCTCGCCGCGTCACGCGTGCAGCGTGCCGCCGGACAGCGTGCCCGCCGCCGGCCAGCAGGTGCGGCTGGCCACCATCGGCTCGACCCGGGTGGGCGGGCTGTACCGCAACGGCGCGGCGCTCGTCACGCCCGAGCTGGTGCGCGCGATCGACGCGGTGGCGCGCGACATGCCGGGTTTTCACTTCGGGCGCTTCGACGTGCGCTACGACAGCCTGCGCGAACTCGGCGCGGGACGCGGCTTCACCATCATGGAGATCAACGGCGCGGGCTCCGAGGCGATCGAGGCCTGGGACCCCGGCATCGGCGTGCTGCAGGGCTTCCGCATGGTCTTCGCCAAGCAGCGGCTGCTGTTCACCATCGGTGCGGCGCAGTGCAAGGCGGGCGTCCGGCCCATCGGCCTGCTGGCGCTCGCGAGGCTCAACCGGCGGCAGAACCGCCTGGTGGACCGGTATCCCCCTTCCAACTGACGAAGGCACTGCATGAAAGAGCGCACGCCCCCGGACCCGACCGCCGCCACCTTGCTGGAAACCCGCTGGGCCGACTGCGAGGAAGACCTGCGAGACGCCCAGCGCCTGCGCTACCGCGTCTTCGCGCAGGAGATGGGCGCCAGCCTGTCGCCGCCCGAAGGCACGCCGCCGGGACTCGACGCCGACCGCTTCGATGCCTTCTGCGACCACCTGCTGGTGCGGGCGGTGGACCCGGTGCACGGCGCCGGCCCGCTGATCGGCACCTACCGCGTGCTCACGCCCGATGCGGCGCGCCGCGCGGGCGGCTTCTACACCGACACCGAATTCGACCTTGCGCCCCTCGCACCGCTGCGCGGCCGCGCGCTGGAGCTGGGCCGCTCGTGCGTGGACGCGCAGTGGCGCTCGGGCAGCGTCATCATGGCGCTGTGGACGGCGCTGGGGCAGTACATGGTCGAGCACCAGCTCGACACCATGATCGGCTGCGCCAGCATCGGCCTGGACGACCAGGGCCTGAGCGCCGCGCGGCTGTGGCACCGGCTGTGCCGCACCCACCTGGTCGAGCAGCGCTGGCGCGTCGAGCCCCGCATCGCGCTGCCGCTGGACACCGACCCGGACGCCGATGCCGACAGCGACGCCACGCCGCCCGCGTCGCCGCCGCCGCTCATCAAGGGCTACCTGCGCTGCGGCGCGCGGCTGCTGGGTCCGCCGGCGCTCGATGTCGCCTTCAACACGGCCGACCTGCCGCTGATGCTGCGGGTGGACGAGGTCTCGCCACGCTACCGCCAGCACTTCTTCAACGTGACGGCGTGAACGCGGCCGACCCGGGCACCCCGGCGCGCACCGCCCGCACGCTGCGCGCGGTGGTGGCCGCGCAGTTCTTCAGTTCGCTGGCCGACAACGCCCTGCTGATCGTCGCCATCGGACTGCTCGCGCAGCGCCACGCGCCCGGCTGGATGACGCCCGCGCTGCGCCTCTTCTTCTACCTGTCTTACGTGCTGCTCGCCGCGTTCGCGGGCGCCGTGGCCGACGCCGCACCCAAGGGCCGGGTGCTGATGGCCACCAACCTCGTCAAGCTGGGCGGCTGCGCGCTGCTGCTGTGGCACGTGCAGCCGCTGGTGGCCTATGCGCTGGTGGGGCTGGGCGCGGCGGCGTACTCGCCGGCCAAGTACGGCATCCTGCCCGAGCTGCTGCCGGAGGAGGAGCTGGTCAAGGCCAACGGCTGGGTCGAGGCCAGCACGGTGGTGTCGATCCTGTTCGGCGTGGGGCTGGGCAGCGCGCTGGTCGACCGCGACCTCGGCCTGCACGCCATCGGCGCGGTCTACCTGCTGGCGGCAGCCTGCACGCTGGCCATTCCGTACAGCCCGGCGCGCGATCGCAAGGCGCTGGCGCACCCCGGACGGCTGCTGCGCGATTTCCGGCGCTCGCTCGGCCTGCTGTGGCAGGACGCCGACGCGCGCATCTCGCTGGCCGTCACCAGCCTGTTCTGGGCCGCGTCGGCCACGCTGCAGTTCCTGGTGCTGCGCTGGGCCGCCGAGCGGCTCGGGCTCACGCTGGCGCAGGGTGCGCTGCTGCAGATCGCGGTGGCCATCGGCATGGTGGCCGGCGCGATGGGCGCGGCCCGCTGGTTCCCGCTGGAGCGCGCGCGCCGGGCCCTGCCGCTGGGCGTGGTGCTGGGCGCCGCGGTGATGGCGATGACGCTGGTGACAGGGCCGGCGTTTGCCGTCGCCATGCTGGTGCTGGTGGGCGCCCTCGCGGGGCTGCTGCTGGTGCCGATGAATGCGCTGCTGCAAAGCCGCGGGCTGCTGCGCATGCATCCGGGCCAGTCGATCGCGGTGCAGAACGCCAACGAGAGCCTGGCGTCCCTCGTCATGCTCGGGGTGTATGGCGGGCTGCTCTACCTCGACGCGCCCCTGCTGCCCACGCTGGCGGGTTTCGGCGCGTTCCTGGTGCTGGCAATGGGCGGCATCTTCGCCTGGTCGCGCCGCCAGAGTTCCACGCGCGAGAGCCTGGCCTCGCAGAACGGGTAATACTGGGGTTTGCATTTCATGCGATTGGGATACAGTCCCGCACCACTGCTTCAGGACTTGCCGACAGAGTGAACCTCAGAAAATCTGCCAACAGTCTGGTTGTTCGCCTGCTCGCGATGGGCCTGCTGATGGCGATCTTCGGCACCGCCGTCAGCTACATCCAGCTCAGCCGCTTCCTGCGGCAGGACCTGACCCAGTCGGTCGCGACCCAGCAGAAGGCGCTGGCCGACTACGTCGCCCGCGACGTCGACAACTACCTCGTCGAACGGCTGTCGTTCCTGCAGCGCCTGGCCCATGCGCTGCCCCCGGAACTCCTTGCGCAACCCGCGGCACTGCACGCCTGGCTGGCCGAACGCAACGCGCTGAGCCAGGCCTTCCCGCTCGGGCTGACGGTGGCCGACGCCACCGGCAGGCGGCTCGACGGCGAAGGGCAGCTCGCAGCGGACAGTTCGGAATTCAGCGGCGCCCTCGCCGGCCGCCCGGCCCTCGGCATTCCGCACGAGGCCCCCGTATCGCGGCATTCCGTGCTGCCGATGACCGCCCCGGTGCGCGACGCCTCGGGCCAGGTGGCGGCCGTGCTGGTCGGCACCGCGGACCTCACGGCCGACGGGCTGCTCGACCACCTGCAGGCCGGGCGCGTGGGCCAGGCCGGCGGCATCCTCGTGATCTCGCCGCGCGACCGTCTCTTCGTGGCCTCCACCGACGTGTCGATGTCGCTGACCCCGACCCCGCCGGAAGGCGTCAACCTGCTGCACGACCGCGCCATGGCGGGCTACCGCGGCAGCGGCACGACGCGCAACGCCAAGGGCATCGACGAGATCTCCGCCATCGCCTCGGTGCCGACCAGCGGCTGGTTCGTGGTCGCGCGGCTGCCGGTGTCGGAAGCGCTGGCGCCGGTGGGACGCATGCAGACCTTCATCCTGCAGCAGCGCGCGCCCGCGGTCACCGCGGTGCTGATCGTGATCGGGTTCATCATGGCCTGGCTGCTGCGGCCCTTGCTGCGCGCCGCCAACCAGGCCGACCGCATGACCCGCGGCGAACTCGAACTGGCGCCGCTGCGCGTGGTGCGCGACGACGAGATCGGCCACCTCACGCAGGCCTTCAACCGGCTGCTGGCCAAGCTGGTCGACAACCAGGCGGCACTGGCGCGCATGGCCCACCACGACAGCCTGACCGGCCTGCCCAACCGCAAGCTGCTCGACGACCGGCTGCAGCAGGCGCTGGTGCGCGCCAAGCGGCACGGCCACCAGGTCGCGGTGCTCTACCTCGACCTCGACGGCTTCAAGGCGCTCAACGACACGCTCGGCCACGAGGCCGGCGACGAGGCACTGGAAGAAGTCGCGCGTCGCCTGCTGGGCCTGGTGCGCCAGACCGACACCGTGGCACGCATCGGCGGCGACGAGTTCGTGCTGCTGGCCGCCGACTTCGAGGACTCCGCCGAACGCGCCGCCGCGATCCTGGCGCAACGCTGCGTCGACGCGATCGCGTCGCCTCTGCGGCTGAGGGGTTCCGAGACCGTCATGGGTGTGTCGATCGGCATCGCCGTGGGCTGCGGAGACGAAACGCCGCAGGACCTGCTGTCCGCGGCGGACAGGGCGATGTACCAGGCGAAGCAGCGCGGACGCAGGAGCCACGTGGTGGCGAACGCTCCGCGCGTCGCGGTTCAGGGCGCGTCGAGGCTTTCGACGGGGTAGCCGATTTCGTCGAGGTCGTCCGCCAGCGCGGCCAGGTCGACATCGGGATTGAGGCGCCGTACCAGCGCCGGCGCGAGCGGCCGGTGCGCGTAGATCGCGGCGACGTCGTCCGGTTCGAGATCGCGTTCGTGATAGCTGCCGGCAAAGGCCACGTAGCGCGCCGGTTGTCCGTCGAGGATTTCCAGCAGCCCGGCCGCGTCGTCGCCGGCCGCCGATTCAGCGGCGCCACTCGACCAGCGCGTGTCGTCCTCGAGGCGCCAGATGCAGAAGGTGCTCTCGTGCGCAGTGAAGGCCGGCTCGTGCAGCAGGTTGTCGTGGAACGCGGACGGCAGGCGCCCGAAGACCGCGGCCGCCGGGGCACCCTGCACCCGGCCGTGCAATGCGGCGCCTGCGGCGCAGAAGAGCGCGAACCAGCGATCGCCCGAGCCGTTGCGCATCGAGGCCATCATCTCGCCGTCTGCCCACGACCGGTTGAACGAGTAGTACCGGTACTCCCATTCCGGCGACAGGATGGCATCGAGCGTCGCCAGCGATTGCGCGAGGCGGCGCAGGCCATCGATGTCCGGAAGTGCGGTCAGGTTTCGTGTGGAGAGGGTCATGTCTTTCGGGAACGGCGGCGATGCATGGAGCCGTGATGGTATGCGGCGGGGAGCACCACCGGAATCCGTAGAAATGAAGGATTCGCGCAAATCAGGAGTGTGCCGGGCGACATGCTGGAGGAGAATCTTTTGCATACCGAGGCAATACACCAACAAGCGCCATGACACTCGACGAACTCTTTGCCCATGACGAGTCGCTGCCCACCGTTCCGAGGGTGGTGTCCGACCTGATGGAGATGCTGCGCGACGAGGACGTTTCCTTCGCGGACATCGCGCACCGCATCGAGCTCGACCAGGTGCTTGCGGCCAGGGTGCTGCAGATGGTGAACTCGCCGTTCTTCGGACTCCAGCGCAAGATCTCCTCGATCCAGGGCGCGATCCTGATGCTCGGCCACTCGGCGATGCGCTCGTTCGTGGTGAGCTCGGGCCTGCCGGCCGCCTTCAGGAAGGTGCACGGCGTCGACCTGCCGGCCTTCTGGGCACACAGCCTGCGCGTCGCATCGGTCGCGAGATACCTCGCATCCAGGACGCGGCGCGTCGACCCCAACCTGGCTTTCACCGCAGGCAGCATGCATGCCATCGGGCACCTGGTCATGGCTCAGGCGATGCCCGCGCGGATGGCCGCGCTGAACGACGACCACCCCTTCGACGCGCTCGGGCGTGCGCAACTCGAGCAGGTCGAGTTCGGCTATCACTACGGCGACGTGAGCGCGTCGCTGGCACAGCGCTGGGATTTCGCCCCGGACCTGATCGGCGGGCTCGCGAGCTTCGTGAGCCCGGTCAGGTCGGAGCGCGTCAATGCGCTCGGTGGCATCCTTCACCTGGCCGTGTGGCGCGTGGCGCTGGAGTGCCAGGGCGCGAACCTGAGCGACGTCGGCGGCTTCTGGCCGAGCCAGTCGGCCATGGCCGCGGGCCTCGCCGAGCACGTGGTCCAGGACATGCCGGCGCCGCGCGTGCTCGCCGCCGACCTGGAACTGATGATCGCCTGAGCGCGCCCGGCCGGCGGCTCACGCGTCCTGCGGCGGCACGCTCAGGCGCGGCTCCCAGTCTTCCACGCGCCTTGCGGCCACCCGCCTGGCGAAGGTGTCGCGCCAGCGCTGCGCCAACGCAGGCAGTTCGGCGGCGCGCTCCCATTCGGGCGCAAAGCGCTCGTCGCGAGCGAACAGCAAGGCGATGAGGCGCGACAAAGGCCAGTCGGGATGCGGCCGCTCGACCCGCACCGCCTGCGCGCCGCTGCGCACCCAGCCGGGTTCGAGCGTGCGGTAGTACCAGCCGGTGCAGCCGCGCGCCTGCATCTCGCGCGCCATGCCGGTCTCGCCGAAGCGCACGTCGAGCTTCCAGCAGGGCTGGCGGCCCTGGGACACCTGCACCAGCGCTTCGCCGAGGCGCACCACGTCGCCGATGCACACATTCGATTCGTCCCAGCCGGTGGTCGACACGTTCTCGCCGAAGGCGCCGGGGCTCGCGAGCAGGTCGGCGCGCCGGCTCCAGGACGCCCAGCCCGCGTAGTGCTCGCGCGGGTAGTGGTGCACCGCCTTCTCCACGCCGCCGTGGATGCGCAGGTCGGCCTGCGAGTCTCCGTCCAGGCCGGTGGCCGACAGCCACCGCGCGTCGTGGGCCGGCAACTTGTGGATGCCGCTGCGCGAGCGGCCGTCGGGCAGCAGGGCCACCGGCCCGACGAGCAGCGCGTCGATGGTGAGGGCTTCGCGCGTCATTCGGGGCCCTCGACGGCAAGGTGCAGCATGAGGATGCATGGCATGTTCAGGCTCCGCCCGCGCGGCAACCGTCGTCGTCGCAACCCTCCGGGCCGGCGGCTTCCGCTTCGGCCGAAGGGCGCGTGACCAGCGTCGTGGGCGCGTCCTCGGCAGCCAGCTGGCCGATGGCCGCGCCGAGCGCCATGTCGTCGATCACGCCGAAGCGGCTCAGCCGG comes from Variovorax paradoxus and encodes:
- a CDS encoding GNAT family N-acetyltransferase encodes the protein MKERTPPDPTAATLLETRWADCEEDLRDAQRLRYRVFAQEMGASLSPPEGTPPGLDADRFDAFCDHLLVRAVDPVHGAGPLIGTYRVLTPDAARRAGGFYTDTEFDLAPLAPLRGRALELGRSCVDAQWRSGSVIMALWTALGQYMVEHQLDTMIGCASIGLDDQGLSAARLWHRLCRTHLVEQRWRVEPRIALPLDTDPDADADSDATPPASPPPLIKGYLRCGARLLGPPALDVAFNTADLPLMLRVDEVSPRYRQHFFNVTA
- the lplT gene encoding lysophospholipid transporter LplT, with protein sequence MNAADPGTPARTARTLRAVVAAQFFSSLADNALLIVAIGLLAQRHAPGWMTPALRLFFYLSYVLLAAFAGAVADAAPKGRVLMATNLVKLGGCALLLWHVQPLVAYALVGLGAAAYSPAKYGILPELLPEEELVKANGWVEASTVVSILFGVGLGSALVDRDLGLHAIGAVYLLAAACTLAIPYSPARDRKALAHPGRLLRDFRRSLGLLWQDADARISLAVTSLFWAASATLQFLVLRWAAERLGLTLAQGALLQIAVAIGMVAGAMGAARWFPLERARRALPLGVVLGAAVMAMTLVTGPAFAVAMLVLVGALAGLLLVPMNALLQSRGLLRMHPGQSIAVQNANESLASLVMLGVYGGLLYLDAPLLPTLAGFGAFLVLAMGGIFAWSRRQSSTRESLASQNG
- a CDS encoding GGDEF domain-containing protein, with the translated sequence MNLRKSANSLVVRLLAMGLLMAIFGTAVSYIQLSRFLRQDLTQSVATQQKALADYVARDVDNYLVERLSFLQRLAHALPPELLAQPAALHAWLAERNALSQAFPLGLTVADATGRRLDGEGQLAADSSEFSGALAGRPALGIPHEAPVSRHSVLPMTAPVRDASGQVAAVLVGTADLTADGLLDHLQAGRVGQAGGILVISPRDRLFVASTDVSMSLTPTPPEGVNLLHDRAMAGYRGSGTTRNAKGIDEISAIASVPTSGWFVVARLPVSEALAPVGRMQTFILQQRAPAVTAVLIVIGFIMAWLLRPLLRAANQADRMTRGELELAPLRVVRDDEIGHLTQAFNRLLAKLVDNQAALARMAHHDSLTGLPNRKLLDDRLQQALVRAKRHGHQVAVLYLDLDGFKALNDTLGHEAGDEALEEVARRLLGLVRQTDTVARIGGDEFVLLAADFEDSAERAAAILAQRCVDAIASPLRLRGSETVMGVSIGIAVGCGDETPQDLLSAADRAMYQAKQRGRRSHVVANAPRVAVQGASRLSTG
- a CDS encoding HDOD domain-containing protein; translation: MTLDELFAHDESLPTVPRVVSDLMEMLRDEDVSFADIAHRIELDQVLAARVLQMVNSPFFGLQRKISSIQGAILMLGHSAMRSFVVSSGLPAAFRKVHGVDLPAFWAHSLRVASVARYLASRTRRVDPNLAFTAGSMHAIGHLVMAQAMPARMAALNDDHPFDALGRAQLEQVEFGYHYGDVSASLAQRWDFAPDLIGGLASFVSPVRSERVNALGGILHLAVWRVALECQGANLSDVGGFWPSQSAMAAGLAEHVVQDMPAPRVLAADLELMIA
- a CDS encoding MOSC domain-containing protein, which translates into the protein MTREALTIDALLVGPVALLPDGRSRSGIHKLPAHDARWLSATGLDGDSQADLRIHGGVEKAVHHYPREHYAGWASWSRRADLLASPGAFGENVSTTGWDESNVCIGDVVRLGEALVQVSQGRQPCWKLDVRFGETGMAREMQARGCTGWYYRTLEPGWVRSGAQAVRVERPHPDWPLSRLIALLFARDERFAPEWERAAELPALAQRWRDTFARRVAARRVEDWEPRLSVPPQDA